The Glycine soja cultivar W05 chromosome 3, ASM419377v2, whole genome shotgun sequence genome window below encodes:
- the LOC114406412 gene encoding protein SCAI-like, translating to MSSQQMQMQIQIQNSGGGSGNNNSSNIPVSEVFWTLVDKADKKFSKIRDLPFYQRSRHDTYFYKVFKVYTQLWKFQQENRQKLIEAGLKRWEIGEIASRIGQLYFGQYMRTSDANYLSESYIFYEAILTREYFKEGLFQDVNIANKQLRFLARFIMVCLVLNRREMVQQLVNQLKVLVDECKRTFQESDFKEWKLVVQEILRFLKAETAFMNIRPLRYSLVLDSHPDTLPHVAAAITKRHLKLRDAVLSSFHPNEVKYSELTIDTFRMLQCLEWEPSGLFYQSSGSKLSQNGATGTSRISYIQDIADPTLPANPRKAVLYRPSLTHFIAVLATICEELPSDGILLVYLSASGYCGSAQNESGCIHFGPRGDRGSNCIYPSDFVPFTRRPLLLVIDNDNSKAFKVIAEAEKGESVAMLLSPSCSPALSDCSHNSNGSLFTMFLTAPLQAFCMLLGLSGTDIDLDTFNKAEMLLSSSLNNWGLALATSDTLNPVWGQILGDPFIRRLLLRFIFCQAVLTLYAPVYNDNKFLPTCVPSLPTPVLPPSYSYQSVILNLASMFGATKRFIFSEDVLPESMQTNMNQLTL from the exons ATGAGTTCGCAGCAAATGCAAATGCAAATTCAAATCCAAAACAGTGGTGGTGGCAgtggcaacaacaacagcagcaacatCCCAGTGAGCGAGGTTTTCTGGACTCTCGTCGACAAAGCCGACAAAAAATTCTCCAAAATCAGAGACCTTCCCTTTTACCAACGCAGCAG GCATGATACTTACTTTTATAAGGTGTTCAAGGTCTACACACAATTATGGAAGTTTCAGCAGGAGAATCGGCAGAAGCTGATTGAAGCTGGGCTTAAGAGATGGGAGATTGGTGAGATTGCATCTCGCATTGGGCAACTGTATTTTGGGCAGTACATGCGCACAAGTGATGCAAATTATCTCTCAGAGTCATATATATTCTATGAGGCCATATTGACTCGGGAGTATTTTAAGGAGGGGTTGTTTCAAGATGTGAATATTGCAAACAAACAATTGAGGTTCCTAGCTAGATTCATAATGGTGTGTTTGGTGTTGAACCGAAGGGAAATGGTGCAGCAATTGGTTAATCAGCTTAAAGTATTAGTTGATGAATGCAAGAGAACATTCCAG GAAAGTGACTTTAAAGAATGGAAGCTGGTGGTTCAGGAAATTCTCAGATTTTTAAAAGCTGAAACTGCTTTTATGAATATCAGGCCCTTGAGATACAGTCTAGTTTTGGACTCTCATCCTGATACTTTACCCCATGTGGCTGCAGCCATCACAAAGCGACATTTGAAACTACGAGATGCTGTATTAAGTAGCTTCCATCCAAATGAG GTAAAGTATTCAGAGCTCACCATTGACACTTTTAGGATGCTTCAATGTCTGGAGTGGGAACCTAGTGGTTTGTTTTACCAGTCTAGTGGTTCAAAACTTAGTCAAAATGGGGCTACTGGAACTAGTCGTATCAGTTATATCCAAGATATTGCTGATCCTACCTTACCAGCAAACCCACGAAAAGCTGTGTTATACCGTCCTTCGCTGACCCATTTTATAGCT GTTCTTGCCACAATATGTGAGGAGCTTCCTTCTGATGGTATTCTCCTTGTGTATTTGTCAGCTTCAG GATATTGTGGTTCTGCACAGAATGAATCTGGCTGCATACACTTTGGTCCACGTGGAGATAGAG GATCAAACTGCATATATCCATCTGACTTTGTACCGTTTACTAGAAGACCACTTCTTTTAGTCATTGATAACGACAATAGCAAAGCTTTTAAG GTCATAGCAGAAGCAGAAAAGGGAGAGTCAGTTGCTATGCTCCTTTCTCCAAGCTGTTCGCCTGCTTTGTCTGATTGCTCACATAATTCAAATGGGAGCCTATTCACCATGTTTCTTACAGCTCCACTGCAAGCTTTCTGTATGCTGTTAGGACTTTCAGGCACTGATATTGATTTG gaCACATTCAACAAAGCTGAAATGCTGCTCTCATCTTCATTAAATAACTGGGGACTAGCATTGGCAACATCAGACACACTTAATCCTGTTTGGGGACAGATTTTAGGTGATCCCTTCATAAGGAGGCTTCTTTTGAG ATTCATATTTTGCCAGGCAGTGTTGACCCTATATGCACCAGTTTACAATGACAACAAATTCCTTCCAACATGTGTCCCTTCTCTTCCGACACCTGTCCTGCCCCCAAGTTACTCATATCAGAGTGTAATTCTGAATCTAGCCAGCATGTTTGGTGCAACTAAGAGATTCATCTTCTCAGAGGATGTTCTTCCTGAAAGTATGCAAACCAACATGAATCAATTAACTCTTTGA